Sequence from the Thermocoleostomius sinensis A174 genome:
TTTCAGTTGAGTTTGTAAATTATTAACCTCTCTACAATGCACTGACTGCACAGGTTAGGTTAAGCAACCCTTCCCATTTTGGGGTTCCATAAAAAGTCCTGTTGAATTACTCTAAGCCCCCCATGTTGAACACTGTTGTATATCCTCACGGTCAATTTGCGCATTCTATTTCATCGTCACGTTCACTGAAATCCTCCACTCAAGATGCTGATTCCAAACACCGATATACCGGAGAACTTCCAGTTCTGCTTCAGAGTGTTATGGAAAGCTTAATTGACGGCATTATGTTGTTGAACGAACAGGGTGAATTGCTGTTTGCAAATGCTTGTGCCAAACGCATTTGTCACCAACTAACCCAAAATATTTCACAAAACATTTCGCAGAGTCTTACCCGCCATAATTCGGTTCCTCGCCAGATTTTGCGCAGTTGCCAAGCACTTGTCAAAGGTCGGCAAGAATTGTCTCAACGGTCTGTCATTATCGAAGACGAAATTAGAACCGAAGAAACAGGCACGATTCGGATTCGGGCCCAGTGGTTGAACCTAAACACCGTTGAGTGTCCCTGTTTACTAGTGACCTTAGAAGATCGGCAACAGTCAGCCCAACATAAAGCGATCGCCGAAGCCCAGAAATATGGCTTAACCGAGCGCGAAACCCAGGTGTGGCTATTACGGCAGTCTGGATACAGCTACAAAGCAATTGCCTTGGAATTGCATATCGCCGATGATACTGTGAAAAAACACATTAAAAGCATTCACACCAAACGCAATGGCGCAGAGTGGCTAGAGGAAGAATAAGAAGAATAAAGGATATTAAGGAGAAAAATACCCGAACTTTGGTTGAACAACTCAAGACACCCACTCTTGCAATGAAGTTGAATGGGGCTGACTACCCCATTGAGTATCTTTGCGTCAGCCCTATCGATAAGAGAGTGGCTCTTGATTGATCCACTCTCTTATTTGTCGTTTAGTTTCTTCTAAACCTAGGAATTTAGGGAGAAAGAAAAGCTAACTCATTCGTGTGAACTCACGTTCGTGTGAACTCACGATCTAGCCCACGATGAAGTTTTGAGGTTTCACAGTATCCACTGATACACCTTGCAGAACGGCGATCGTTGTGAACTCAGTGCCGCTACCATTGAGGTCAGAGTCTACTCGAACTTCGGTGTTCGCACCAATTTGCACAACTTGTACAAACTGGTTGTATCGATCGCTCTTGCTAACGTTGACCAATTCCGGCGTGTTAAAGATGGCTCGGAGGTCGATCAGATCATCGGTAGTGCTGAAACCAACGATCGTGTCTGTTCCTTCAGTCAGACTGTTGAAGACATAAGTATCACGCCCAGCGCCACCAATTAAGGTATCATTGCCAGCGCCACCAACCAATACGTCGTTGCCAGCTCCGCCAGTCAGCTTGTCATTGCCAGCCCCACCTTTCAGGAGATCGTTACCAGCCCCGCCAACTAGTCTGTCGTTGCCAGCGCCACCATCGAGTTGGTCATTGCCAGCCTTGCCCTTGAGAACATCATTGCCGCCTTTGCCTCTAAGGATATCGTTACCACTAGTGCCCGGTAGCTTGTCGTTAGACTTACGTCCCTTCACCGTTTGACCCGGTTTACCCTGCTCGAAGTCGATCGGTGCTAACGGCTCTGCCGTTTCTACAGGTACAGGAACTGGAGTTGGATTCGGGGTTGGGTTAGGACTGGGAATAGGTGATGGGTTGGGATTGGGCGACGGAAGTGGTTCTGGTCCTGGTGTCGGAGTTGGATTGGGACTGGGAGCCGGCATCGGATTTGGATTCGGCGTCGGCATCGGCACCGGCATTGGATCGGGTCCCGGCGTTGGCGTGGGGCTGGGCCCAGGGGTCGGATCAGGACCCGGTGTCGGAGTCGGACTAGGACCCGGTGTCGGATCTGGGTCTTCACCCGGGTCTTCTGGGTCTTCTGGGTCTTCACCCGGGTCTTCTGGGTCTTCTGGGTCTTCACCCGGGTCTTCTGGGTCTTCTGGGTCTTCACCCGGGTCTTCTGGGTCTTCTGGGTCTTCACCCGGGTCTTCTGGGTCTTCTGGGTCTTCACCCGGGTCTTCTGGATCTTCTGGGTCTTCACCCGGGTCTTCTGGGTCTTCCGGGTCTTCACCCGGGTCTTCTGGATCTTCTGGGTCTTCACCCGGGTCTTCTGGGTCTTCTGGGTCTTCTGGGTCTTCTGGGTCTTCTGGGTCTTCACCCGGGTCTTCCGGGTCTTCTGGGTCTTCTGGGTCTTCCGGGTCTTCTGGGTCTTCTGGGTCTTCCGGGTCTTCCGGGTCTTCACCCGGGTCTTCCGGGTCTTCCGGGTCTTCACCCGGGTCTTCTTGCTGAAGTTGTTCTAGCTGTTGCAGATTATCTTCCTCTAGTTGCTGAAACTGTTGCTGGCGAAGTAGTTCTTGCTGCTGTTTTTTCATTAAGATTTACCTGTCAAATGAATAGTTGCGAACTAAAATTGGGGCATTCTGGAGAACAAATCCTTACTTTCACAAAATCATTTTCTTTAGCTCAAAAACACCTAGCAAAAAGCTAGGTAAACCATCATCCGAGCTAAAGTAAAAGACTAAGCTTTGCCTTGTAATTTGAAGTAATAGGATTGACTGGGAAACAAGGGGCAATTGAATGACTATTGAATGCCTGTCAAGCTTGTTTAACGCAAGGTAGAATTCCTAAACCCATTGTTAAATTGCCCAAATCAATCGACTTATTAACGGAAAAAACAAAAACTTTCTAACGGGAAAAGCAAAGACTGTTGTGATGCAGCTCTAAATTTGAATCAAACAGAGTATGGAGAGTGGGTTTCGTTTCGACTTTGCTTGACCTACGGTTGGACGTTCAATCTACGCTCACTATGATTGAGACTCCACTCACTCGTCACCCCACTCACTTACGGCAGTTCTCACTTGCATAACCTACAAATCTCCGTAAGGGCAGTTCGTGAACTGTCCCTGTGGCTTATCCATCTGGTGATGGCTGTATCACTCCACTCAATTGCTAGGCAGAGGTTAGCTAGCTTATCTCAACAACTATCCTGAAGCGAATACATAGCCCGCCTTAGAAGAAGTCTTGCCATTTGTCAAGAAAAAGAAAAAAGTAACAAACCTTAAAGCAATTCTCAGGAGAGCGGCGTTGATCTTTTATGATCTCCACAGGAAAGCGGTTCGGCGTACTACACACTTTTTAATAATTCAGTGTAGATCCCCGAAACGTTTTAATCTTAAATATTAAAGCCAGTTAACCCTGGGCGATCGTTCCACTGGAATTCTACAAGTAGCGTTTGATACT
This genomic interval carries:
- a CDS encoding helix-turn-helix transcriptional regulator codes for the protein MESLIDGIMLLNEQGELLFANACAKRICHQLTQNISQNISQSLTRHNSVPRQILRSCQALVKGRQELSQRSVIIEDEIRTEETGTIRIRAQWLNLNTVECPCLLVTLEDRQQSAQHKAIAEAQKYGLTERETQVWLLRQSGYSYKAIALELHIADDTVKKHIKSIHTKRNGAEWLEEE
- a CDS encoding type I secretion C-terminal target domain-containing protein, translated to MKKQQQELLRQQQFQQLEEDNLQQLEQLQQEDPGEDPEDPEDPGEDPEDPEDPEDPEDPEDPEDPEDPEDPGEDPEDPEDPEDPEDPEDPGEDPEDPEDPGEDPEDPEDPGEDPEDPEDPGEDPEDPEDPGEDPEDPEDPGEDPEDPEDPGEDPEDPEDPGEDPEDPEDPGEDPDPTPGPSPTPTPGPDPTPGPSPTPTPGPDPMPVPMPTPNPNPMPAPSPNPTPTPGPEPLPSPNPNPSPIPSPNPTPNPTPVPVPVETAEPLAPIDFEQGKPGQTVKGRKSNDKLPGTSGNDILRGKGGNDVLKGKAGNDQLDGGAGNDRLVGGAGNDLLKGGAGNDKLTGGAGNDVLVGGAGNDTLIGGAGRDTYVFNSLTEGTDTIVGFSTTDDLIDLRAIFNTPELVNVSKSDRYNQFVQVVQIGANTEVRVDSDLNGSGTEFTTIAVLQGVSVDTVKPQNFIVG